One genomic region from Tigriopus californicus strain San Diego chromosome 4, Tcal_SD_v2.1, whole genome shotgun sequence encodes:
- the LOC131879477 gene encoding neither inactivation nor afterpotential protein G-like isoform X1, whose protein sequence is MWKRIFGTSLLIASIAIYFDYTKPVYRSVKKRPDKHYDYIIVGGGTGGSVLASELSSNPAIKVLLIEAGGHESWISRVPLLAPMQMILDSTWNYQTVPQSHSHVGFHDQVRNTKISTVPRGKFVGGTGNMNFYIHNVSSIEVHPKLVSALETSRQSPLLTSFIASNDSRGIFSTMSNLQKNGQRLSMADIFLKPAMNRDNLHVMLYSEVLKLYFKDNRVEIVEFRRKTNHFNVTTLDGTQVVLCGGSINTPLLLLNSGIGPKSVLRAQKVSIVKDLPVGQGLSDHVSMPLYFHVNQSKWQDSVNLAKLLNPKHMWEYWTQGTGLWSSTHILGQALFPSDGTMILLYAMGAPNIDAFTYVSNMKRDTFNVLFPEHTDPFKEGFIMLAICLKVKAVGSIKLGPRSVTGGFEPLIDPNFLSQPADLDCLQKAVRSGVKIGNSMSQVEARYHLPKFPECDQFQADIGNDDYVKCMIRVASMTMYHPIGTMAHEDVLNENLSVKGLENLFVVDGSAIGSLPSRFPNEAIIHLALKFAEQRKEEKGFTQ, encoded by the exons ATGTGGAAGCGCATATTTGGAACATCTTTGTTGATTGCCTCGATTGCCATCTATTTTGATTACACCAAGCCTGTGTACCGTTCGGTAAAGAAGAGACCTGATAAGCATTATGATTACATCATTG TGGGAGGTGGAACGGGTGGGAGCGTTTTAGCTTCCGAATTGAGCTCTAATCCCGCTATCAAAGTTCTGCTTATTGAGGCAGGTGGTCATGAATCGTGGATCTCTAGGGTGCCTCTTTTGGCTCCAATGCAGATGATTCTAGATTCCACGTGGAACTATCAAACTGTGCCACAATCGCACTCACACGTGGGATTTCATGATCAGGTTAGGAATACGAAA ATTTCCACGGTCCCTCGTGGCAAGTTCGTGGGAGGTACAGGAAACATGAACTTTTATATTCACAATGTGTCGTCAATAGAAGTTCATCCCAAACTGGTCTCTGCCCTCGAGACCTCTCGTCAAAG CCCACTTTTGACGTCGTTCATAGCGAGTAACGACTCAAGGGGAATCTTTTCAACCATGTCCAATCTTCAAAAGAATGGCCAACGTTTGAGCATGGCGGATATTTTTCTCAAGCCAGCCATGAATCGTGACAATCTTCACGTCATGTTGTACTCGGAGGTTCTGAAG CTCTATTTCAAAGACAACCGAGTTGAGATTGTCGAATTTCGTAGGAAAACGAACCACTTCAATGTAACTACGTTGGATGGAACTCAAGTTGTTCTTTGCGGAGGAAGCATCAACACTCCTTTGTTGTTGCTGAATTCCGGGATCGGGCCGAAATCGGTCCTTCGAGCTCAAAAG GTTTCGATAGTGAAAGATCTGCCTGTGGGTCAAGGGCTAAGTGATCATGTGTCCATGCCGTTATATTTTCACGTCAACCAATCTAAATGGCAAGACTCAGTGAACTTAGCCAAGTTGCTCAACCCCAAGCATATGTGGGAATACTGGACTCAAGGCACAG GTTTATGGTCATCCACCCACATTCTGGGCCAAGCTTTGTTCCCTTCGGACGGAACGATGATTTTACTCTACGCAATGGGAGCTCCCAATATTGACGCGTTTACGTATGTGTCCAATATGAAAAGGGACACATTTAAT GTACTTTTTCCGGAACATACTGACCCTTTCAAAGAGGGCTTCATCATGTTGGCCATCTGTTTGAAAGTGAAGGCTGTTGGTTCCATAAAGCTTGGTCCGAGGTCTGTTACAGGAGGATTTGAACCCTTGATTGATCCCAATTTTCTAAGCCAACCAGCAGATTTGGATTGCCTCCAAAAAG CTGTGCGTTCCGGggtaaaaattggaaattcgATGAGTCAAGTGGAGGCGAGATATCATCTCCCTAAATTCCCCGAATGTGATCAGTTTCAAGCCGATATTGGAAACGATGATTATGTCAAATGCATGATTCGGGTGGCTTCCATGACAATGTATCATCCCATTGGAACAATGGCTCACGAGGATGTACTCAACGAGAATTTAAG TGTCAAAGGACTCGAGAATTTATTCGTGGTCGATGGGAGCGCCATTGGTTCTTTGCCGAGCCGATTTCCAAACGAGGCCATTATTCATTTGGCTTTAAAATTTGCCGAGCAAcgcaaagaagaaaaagggttCACACAATGA
- the LOC131879477 gene encoding neither inactivation nor afterpotential protein G-like isoform X2: MWKRIFGTSLLIASIAIYFDYTKPVYRSVKKRPDKHYDYIIVGGGTGGSVLASELSSNPAIKVLLIEAGGHESWISRVPLLAPMQMILDSTWNYQTVPQSHSHVGFHDQISTVPRGKFVGGTGNMNFYIHNVSSIEVHPKLVSALETSRQSPLLTSFIASNDSRGIFSTMSNLQKNGQRLSMADIFLKPAMNRDNLHVMLYSEVLKLYFKDNRVEIVEFRRKTNHFNVTTLDGTQVVLCGGSINTPLLLLNSGIGPKSVLRAQKVSIVKDLPVGQGLSDHVSMPLYFHVNQSKWQDSVNLAKLLNPKHMWEYWTQGTGLWSSTHILGQALFPSDGTMILLYAMGAPNIDAFTYVSNMKRDTFNVLFPEHTDPFKEGFIMLAICLKVKAVGSIKLGPRSVTGGFEPLIDPNFLSQPADLDCLQKAVRSGVKIGNSMSQVEARYHLPKFPECDQFQADIGNDDYVKCMIRVASMTMYHPIGTMAHEDVLNENLSVKGLENLFVVDGSAIGSLPSRFPNEAIIHLALKFAEQRKEEKGFTQ, translated from the exons ATGTGGAAGCGCATATTTGGAACATCTTTGTTGATTGCCTCGATTGCCATCTATTTTGATTACACCAAGCCTGTGTACCGTTCGGTAAAGAAGAGACCTGATAAGCATTATGATTACATCATTG TGGGAGGTGGAACGGGTGGGAGCGTTTTAGCTTCCGAATTGAGCTCTAATCCCGCTATCAAAGTTCTGCTTATTGAGGCAGGTGGTCATGAATCGTGGATCTCTAGGGTGCCTCTTTTGGCTCCAATGCAGATGATTCTAGATTCCACGTGGAACTATCAAACTGTGCCACAATCGCACTCACACGTGGGATTTCATGATCAG ATTTCCACGGTCCCTCGTGGCAAGTTCGTGGGAGGTACAGGAAACATGAACTTTTATATTCACAATGTGTCGTCAATAGAAGTTCATCCCAAACTGGTCTCTGCCCTCGAGACCTCTCGTCAAAG CCCACTTTTGACGTCGTTCATAGCGAGTAACGACTCAAGGGGAATCTTTTCAACCATGTCCAATCTTCAAAAGAATGGCCAACGTTTGAGCATGGCGGATATTTTTCTCAAGCCAGCCATGAATCGTGACAATCTTCACGTCATGTTGTACTCGGAGGTTCTGAAG CTCTATTTCAAAGACAACCGAGTTGAGATTGTCGAATTTCGTAGGAAAACGAACCACTTCAATGTAACTACGTTGGATGGAACTCAAGTTGTTCTTTGCGGAGGAAGCATCAACACTCCTTTGTTGTTGCTGAATTCCGGGATCGGGCCGAAATCGGTCCTTCGAGCTCAAAAG GTTTCGATAGTGAAAGATCTGCCTGTGGGTCAAGGGCTAAGTGATCATGTGTCCATGCCGTTATATTTTCACGTCAACCAATCTAAATGGCAAGACTCAGTGAACTTAGCCAAGTTGCTCAACCCCAAGCATATGTGGGAATACTGGACTCAAGGCACAG GTTTATGGTCATCCACCCACATTCTGGGCCAAGCTTTGTTCCCTTCGGACGGAACGATGATTTTACTCTACGCAATGGGAGCTCCCAATATTGACGCGTTTACGTATGTGTCCAATATGAAAAGGGACACATTTAAT GTACTTTTTCCGGAACATACTGACCCTTTCAAAGAGGGCTTCATCATGTTGGCCATCTGTTTGAAAGTGAAGGCTGTTGGTTCCATAAAGCTTGGTCCGAGGTCTGTTACAGGAGGATTTGAACCCTTGATTGATCCCAATTTTCTAAGCCAACCAGCAGATTTGGATTGCCTCCAAAAAG CTGTGCGTTCCGGggtaaaaattggaaattcgATGAGTCAAGTGGAGGCGAGATATCATCTCCCTAAATTCCCCGAATGTGATCAGTTTCAAGCCGATATTGGAAACGATGATTATGTCAAATGCATGATTCGGGTGGCTTCCATGACAATGTATCATCCCATTGGAACAATGGCTCACGAGGATGTACTCAACGAGAATTTAAG TGTCAAAGGACTCGAGAATTTATTCGTGGTCGATGGGAGCGCCATTGGTTCTTTGCCGAGCCGATTTCCAAACGAGGCCATTATTCATTTGGCTTTAAAATTTGCCGAGCAAcgcaaagaagaaaaagggttCACACAATGA
- the LOC131879478 gene encoding uncharacterized protein LOC131879478, with translation MLRLCIYTFFLYGYIVCMENPEIYLNELRKDLVTDPNELQLQPKVPSLYKLAQLDSMLLGSLVQTKFSSKEELESIHPVQIVVGKIIGGPFSMKQAIRVAGIEVIKRIFGHESSTQGTNRRKTMVKRSVGNDLDTVDTKAVDSAPVRSKRQNHEEPLSKLSGEASYDLFSNQIPWWKPPRRNRSSIPPKTLDEPFLHVDHAFGVDNPIRTLFYLNRFPELVKGKVIAGDTKEITLISDRELKDINQAWIRGKIPHFGRSSSSNMRKNPFQRPKAKDQTSESIRSRESVKDLDLGEGYFPQKRSDDSITFVPGEENL, from the exons ATGCTTCGACTTTGTATTTACACCTTCTTCTTATATGGTTACATCGTTTGCATGGAAAATCCAGAAATCTACCTCAACGAGCTTCGAAAAGATCTGGTGACAGACCCCAACGAGTTACAACTTCAGCCCAAGGTTCCATCTCTATACAAGTTGGCTCAACTTGATTCAATGCTTCTCGGAAGTTTGGTTCAAACCAAATTCTCTTCCAAAGAGGAGCTTGAAAGCATTCATCCAGTCCAAATTGTCGTGGGAAAGATAATTGGAGGGCCATTTTCAATGAAGCAAGCCATTCGTGTTGCTGGGATCGAAGTGATCAAACGGATATTCGGGCATGAATCCTCAACGCAAG GTACAAATCGGCGAAAAACGATGGTCAAAAGGTCAGTCGGGAATGACCTGGATACGGTTGATACCAAGGCCGTGGACTCTGCTCCAGTCAGATCGAAACGTCAAAACCACGAAGAGCCACTTTCAAAGCTCTCTGGAGAAGCTTCCTATGATTTATTTTCTAACCAGATTCCTTGGTGGAAACCCCCTAGAAGGAATCGGAGTTCAATCCCTCCAAAAACGTTGGACGAACCTTTTTTGCATGTGGATCATGCGTTTGGTGTTGACAATCCAATTCGAACTCTGTTTTATCTTAACCGATTTCCGGAATTGGTGAAGGGCAAAGTTATCGCCGGTGACACTAAGGAAATTACTTTGATTTCGGACCGAGAGTTGAAAGACATTAATCAAGCTTGGATTAGGGGGAAAATTCCACATTTTGGCAGAAGCTCTTCATCAAATATGAGAAAGAACCCctttcaaaggccaaaggcCAAGGATCAAACGAGTGAGAGCATTCGCAGTCGTGAAAGTGTTAAAGATCTTGACCTGGGAGAGGGTTATTTTCCCCAGAAAAGGTCAGATGATTCAATTACTTTCGTTCCTGGCGAAGAAAACCTATGA